The Elaeis guineensis isolate ETL-2024a chromosome 5, EG11, whole genome shotgun sequence DNA segment AACAACATAGGATACCAATTAGAACATGATATACCACACTAAGAATACTAACCATGTTTCATAATATTGTTTTCAATACCCATACTAGTACCATGCCAGTATAGTGTCTAATCTATATAGGTTGCTTCATGGTACTGCACTCAGTACGTCCCTCGTACAAAGTACTGGTTCATTATTAGTATCGTACAATATGTCCGATACAGGATGGTACAATCCGGTACGAAGAACCATGATAGCAACCTTGTTATACATCTGACTAAACCAATTTTGGATGACCATCATTTCTAGATGCTCTTAGCCCTTTAGAATAGAACTTGCCCAAGGAAGGATATACAAGGTCAAACTTTGACCACATCAACAATTGTATATTAAATCATGCAGTTTGGATATTGGAATGGCTTGGTCCATAATACGTGTTCCATTAAGTAACTTGCATCATAAGCAAGCCTATTATGTAGGAAACATGATCAAATGTGCATGCCATAAAGGTATGAGCATGGAAAGACCATTCAAGTGAAGTGTGCTACACAATCACACTGCATCAGTTTGTAAACACTTGGATaccataatttatgattcatataaagACAATACAGTATGATACAAGCAACTCAGACCTTGCAAAGATGAGCATAGAATGCTTGCAACTTATATCACTTTGCATATGCATGAGCACAGGATGTACACCAAGAAAGCTTTAGGCTTTAATAATATCATGAGTTATAACTAACAGCGTTGTTCATCTTGAAAGTTGAAAGGAAAGAGCATTTACCTCATAACCTGTTATATCACAAAATTTCTTTGACGGGTATATGGATGGAGGTGTCTCAATATttaaatctgcaaaacaaagtaaagGTCAGAGGCATCCCAATGCACAATTTTATAATGTTAGCACCCTTAAGAATCAATAAAGCCCAACTAAGCAGATTGATTTTGTACattagtagaaaaaataaaaaaattaaaattaaaatcaaatcaagcTAATCAAGCTTCTATATGTGATAAAATGTAGCATAACCATAAACCATAACAATAAACTTTGTCCCTACTATTTGAGGTCAGCTTTATGAATCATTATTCATGAAAAACTCCTTACTACTAAGGACCACCTTGAATGCCAATTCAAACTACTCCAAATGCTTCTTCGCAATTTTTTCATATCTTTCATGTGGAGACTATTTAAGTCTTTTAGTAATATCATATAAACAACTAATGTTGTTATGGTAACAGCGACAAAGAAAAACATAGATCTAAGTAATCAGGTCATAAGCAGAGACTGCAGTATAATTGTCATAGTTTGAAAACACTAGCGAACCAAACTGTCAAACCCTACAGCAACTAACCGAGCACCTTAGATATGCTATTACAGGTGATGATATTCTATATAAATACAGATACACCAAGAAGAGAACAAGGTCCAATTTCAAATATTAGATTTCCAGAAAATACCAGGGTAACAGAGAACAGAAGTGATAAGTTTATAGTGACTTTCCTGTTAATTAAGTACTCCAAACTTTAACAATCAGCACTCCACTTTTGGAACCTTTCTAGGGAACATCATGACCTTGTGACTGACAATTTTTTCTAGACAAAAATGGTTCAATTAAAACCAGTCAAAACAAATAGAtccttttaaattaatttaactaACAAAGCAACAATTTATGACCCGCAGCTTGCAGGTAATTTTTATTAGTTTTCCACGACACTATACCCATGAATCATATTGTCAACAAAATACTTATATGGATGCACATAATTTTCACTAAACCCCTCCCCCCATACTACATTAATCAGTATCTGTATTTGTTCTGTTGTTGCCCTTCACACGAAAAGCCAAGGATAAACCAGACCTCTATGACTGCAAAGGTCCTTGcaattttaaagttaaaattgtttactATTCTAGGACAAgaaacaattaaaaaaaaaaaaaaaaggatcatgTTTCATCCAAATCAGTTACCATTAGCAAATCCCATTCTAATCTAATGCCCACCTAGATATCCCATATATCAACAGACACGGCAATGTGACATTCTAAACAAAATTCCAGCATCAACGTACTCGCAATTTTTTCGCTTAAAATTATCTCCCCGAACATTATCTCAAATAGGATAGCGGTTTTCCATTGCCACGCAATGCAAGAAACGAagccaaaaaaacaaaaaggctCCCCTTTATTGATCGAGTTGAAATTCTTTCTCATCTTACACTCCCAAACAAATCAAACAATCATCCAAATCAATTATCATCAGCAAAGCAAATTCATGGACCAGAATTTCAATTCCCGCCTGCAAATCCCACGCACCGACTACAAATATTGCACGATGTAGTGCATCCAACAACAGAGGAATATAATGGAAATATATAAAAGAAGAGGAGAGCTTAGCTTACAATTGGGTTCGTCGGCCGGGTAGGAAGCATAGTTCTCGGCTTGGAGGATCTGCTTGAGATGCTTCCAGTGGCGGCCTCGGGCGTGCCCTTTCGGGTACTTGTCCGACATCTGTACCCTCTTGAAGGGAAGAACGGGCGGCAGCAGCATCTCCGAATTCACCACCTCCGGCTCCATCGCAGCTTCCAACCGGACGAATCGAGGAGCCAAGAAAAGAAAATCTCGATTTCTTTCTTTCGAAGTTTCCTTACCGCTTGGAACCCTAACTAGAGTTGGATATTCAACGGTGCATCGTAACAAacgctagagagagaaagaaactaGGGTTACTTTGCAGAACCCTAACTAGAGTTGGATATTTAACTGTGGGTCGTAGAAAacgctagagagagagagattagggtTAATTTGCAGGGGCGGTGGGGAGCCCTTGGGCTCGCAACATCGGCATGAAATTAATTTCCGGGAGCTCATTATCTATCCGTTACGGACCTGTAGCCCGGCTCCGAGGACCCGCCATTTCCGGTCAGGTTGGATTTGGTCTGCTGTGGCTCGGTTAGGTTCAGGCGGGTTGGGTCaaatttggatcaaataaaagaaTTATTGCTTACCGCTAATAACACATCAAAATCTGAAGTTATTAGTGCTAAGAAAAACAAATCTATCGTACCAAATCTTTGTTGATTCAGCATGGCACAGTAGATCTTCGTGGTCCATGAGTTGGCATTAATTTTTAAGGGTTGGGAATGATTTAGGTCAATGCCTCCCTCCAATACGCAATAAATTCAAGAGTTTTGGgtgtccatttttttttttttttttttttttgacttttgatGCTCAGATAAGATTTATATTTGCCCTCATGTACTGGGAAGTGTACAAGCTGATCCTCAGTTTCCATCTGGCAAAAAAGATGGCATAGCTGAATAAACTTCCCTCCTCTCCGTACTTCTTTAGCACGTCAACCAAGTGCAATTTAAACAATCCTATCACATAACATTTAAGTAATGGCAGCCAATCAAGAGTACCAGCAAAGAGAACAAAGAGAAAGATACCGatgtaataataatataattagaaTTGATACACAAGATCTACATTTAGAGTTCATCAAGTATATTaaccattaaaaatattttggttGGGTTACTAGAAGAATCGTTTGGCAATTGAACATCCAGGCTTCACTTGCTGGAGATGATTCGATTCCTTTAAGTAGCACAATAATAGCCAAATTAAGCAGTAATAAAGAACATGGACCATATTAATGGCATAAGCATATCTTTGCAAGCAACCCTCCTTCCTCATAAATCAACTTGAAGCGTGACATTCGAGCCTCTTATCCTCAGCTTTTCATCAAGAATTCTGAATGTCATGATCAAGTTCAATAAGCATCAGATATTTGATATGCTAAACAAGTCGCTCTAAAATCTGACTATTTGATCGGCAGCATAATTTCATCTAACCCAGAAAACGGAAATTGCTTTCACTTTCAAACATTGGTTCCACTTGCTAGTCTCAACTTCTGGTTTGCCACAAATTTAAATACAGAGGAAAACAAGTCTGGAGTTCTAAATGTAACTGCACCGATTCAGTACTTACACCTACAACTGATACAGGTAATTACAATGACGAGCAAGTTAGAAGATCTTGCTAATACACGGACCACCAGTACAAACACATCATACTTGACTCACTGAGTCATCGATAGTGCACCTAAGATTTCTGATACAGCAGAGGACGTTCCCAGGGTTGGTGATTATGTACATCACATGCAACAAGTCACATATCCATGTCCATGAGCAGATCATCCTCTTCCTCATTGTACATCTCATCAGCAAGAAAGCCATCTACTGCCAGATTGCTGCCATGAATAGAAACTCCAATAAATTGAGAGCAATATGAAATCCCATCCTCCACCCCggcatgtcaaaaaaaaaaaagaaagaaagaaaaagaaaaaaagaagatgcaaTTTATTTCCAACTTTTTGCTAGCAGATGAAGCCCAGAACCTACCTTATGCAACAACACTGAAAGCTGACAACGCACTTCAGCTTCCTAttatagaaaaagaaattgaatgACCATCTACAAGAAACAAAACTCAATGTCAGATGACTCAGCAACTGTAGATCCATAACTAGATATCCTCAATTAAGAAAATCCTACATGGCTCCCTTCTCCAGAAAAGGGTCCCCATCAAAGTCTGGGTTGTAGCTGTAGATCTCACACTCATTTAGTTTTACAACCTGCACCGAAGGAGCATATATGAATGACCACCAATCATTTATTCCTAATAGCCATAGGAAGAGAAATATTCACCTCGTCTATTGCATTGGTCATGTTTTCCAGAAGAGAACTACCTCCATGAACTATAGCCCATTCCTGAAATACAAACATTTTACATACGCATACACATACACCAAAGGCAGACAGCAAATCCAGGACATAAAGTACAGTTCTAGAGCTTAATGACTAGCTGGTCGAAATGAAAAGTCAAGCAAAGATATTTAATCAATAGCATGAGAAAGAATGTTTCttctaattaatatataatatttcacCTGGACAAATTTTAGTGAAACTAAAAGTCATCCACTCTTCCTTGGAACAAGAATCTTAGTTATAACTGACAAGAAATTATTGGATATATATATGATGATAGATTCACaagtaattaaataaaaaagaagggGCTATGCCCAATATTAAAATCACAAGAATCTACAGCATATTTTACAACATGGCAGCTTTATAAAGGTCCCTGATGATATTTTTCAAtgataagaaagaaaaggctagtCATTGTGCAACACAAATACCACCAAAGGAAAGGGCTCGATTATGAAAATTTTCGACCAAGTATAAGTTGCTCAATCTTTTGAGTAAGAttcttgttttaaaaaaaaagaaaatccaaatacTTGCTTTAATGACCAAGATTCAAGTCTTATTCATTCTTTAATAAACAACTGAGTCTTGTCACTTCTTTCAAAAGCCTTGTCTTTTTTTAGCAATTTATGCAACTACCTCAAAATTTCACATTTTCAAAAAGTGTCCTCACCATGGGTTATGCAATTCCGTCAAATCTCAATTTATatgaattttatatgcaacacaaCCAAGCTATGTTACCTATTTCTAAACAAATacaaagaaatatgcatgccctTGTAGAGATAAAGAAAGGCATGGGACATTGACATGCAGAGTCACACCTTTAGAGGTATGAAGGATGAAGACAACAACATTATCAACTCCATTTGATAATATAATAAGATAAAAGCATACCCTAGCAGCTTCAAACAAGTAGGTGTCATATATCTGCCTGAAGTTCTCCCACTCTTCTTCTCTGAAAAACAGATGGGCTCGCACTGCACTGCTAAGCCGATAAATGTTGTAAGATAGTGTTATATTGAATATTAAATTGCACTCACCCAGTACAATTTCAGAGGCCAGTGACTCCAGCACAAACTCATGAATGCAACGTAAGAGAAGACCAAAAATTTATAGGGAAATGGAGAGAATTGAACTCTCAGCTCATAGAGCAACGGATAAAACCGTCTGTCAAGCCACTTGACAACACTCCCTGTACTGGTCAGAAAGGATATAAAGCGGGTTGCCATGTCGCCAATGAAGCTGACAATGTCATTACCCAGGATCCTTCCTAACACTTATTTGTCAAAATTTAATGTGTCACAACTTTGGAAAAGAAATACCTGAAATCATAGTCTGGATACATATGACTGAGCGTAAGAACCAGATATATCAATGTTTTCCGACTGGAACAAGAATGGGAAATACGAGATTAGGTCTCTCAAAGAATCCAAGAATACATAACATCGATTTATACATGTCTTTTACCACCTTGATCTACTAGACAAGAATTCAACAGGGGATGAAGTGTCGCTATCAGATGATTGCTCAAGGAAGTCAAGAATCtgaacaaatattttttttttaaaaaaaaaaagttagaagAAAAAGGTATAAGATCTGCAGTCAAAATAACTGGCAGAGATCCAATAACCTTAATAGACCTATAAAAATTCACAGCTAATAACTAAATTCAAAaatgtaaatcagagcatatcaaTAACCATGAGCATGGCAACATCATCACAAAACAATAGTCAAAAGTCACTAATCCTACCAGTGGTGATTGAAATAGTAAAAAAGAAGAAATCATGATGACCAAATAATTTTCAGCTCTATTCACTTTTGGATAACCACGTATGTTAAAACAATAATGCTTAACTACCAATATTCCCACCAAAACTAAAAATTGAAGGGAGAGAGATACCAGAACTGCACAATCTAGATACAAAACTTAGGAAAAGAAACTATCACATTCCTCAGTTGATTAATCTTGTTTAGAAAtgcaatttaaaataaaaatctgaaaattGTACCCTAATCAGCATCACAAAATTCTGCTCCAGCTTTCGAGAAAAAGAACATAAGAGGATGGTATAGTGCAATCCTCATGTTTCCGACTAGTAAACAGTATTCTCTTTTTCCTCCCAAAAACAAACAAGATCAGAGAAgaaagcatggtaaaactcttttaaAGAAATCAGTTTCGTATTCCACATGACTAAGCATggttcacccatgaaatcaggaTACTTCATAAAGCATATAGTAGAGAATAGTGAAACTGAATGATGAATCTGATATTTGTGATAAATTGTATTGTTACAAGATGTCGCAAGCATCAATCAGCCCGGAAAGTCAATTCCTGATCATAACAAATGATTCAAGGTAGAGGAAGGGATTTCTTCACAGGTGATATGAAAATCCACATTTCTGTACCCTATCATCCACCCTCATGTCAAAAGTTGAAAGAACAGCCAAATAGCAACATAACAAGGAAACTCGATATAATGCCAATATTATAGAAGAGAACAATGGTAATGAAACAGTATGGGCACATGCACCATCAATTTGATGAGGCTCTGCATAAATAATATAGGGGCAAGACTGCAGGGCCCAGCAAACAACATGATATAAAGCATAAATAAGACAGCAAGCTTTATGCACTAAAAATCAGCTGGAACCTACAATGAACTGCATAAAACTTGTACTGACATGCAATTTTAATGGTATTATCCATCAAAATGAACCAAAATGAAACAAAAGCAGTACAACGAGCCGGTTCTTTTCATGGTAATGGTTTGTCTTGAAACAAAAAGCTTAAAACTAGATCCAACAAATATTGGCCAcatattttcttcattttctttgttAAAGTAGTtatttattatcaattttttcATACAGATCAAGTATGATTACAAATGCAACTAATAATTAGAGCCATCATTCAGTTTCTATGACTATGAAGCTAGCACATGAGACAAGCATGCCTAGATAGATCAAGAGAAAGCCACATAATCAAATAACCAGACTGCAACAAACTAAATGAGGCAATCCATGATGCTCATTTAGATGCCTTGTTCTCTACTCAGTGGAGGGTGCTCTTCTTTCATCCCTTTTTCCCCTTCATGTTAATGCTGTTTCGTTTATTTGTAAGAAGTTTTCGATCTACTGGTTTAATAATATGGATCGTGGTACCAATCACAAACTTTGACCAATAGACTATATcataagaattcaatgataagGCAAACTTTGAGAGTATAGAGTGAGAAGTGCGTGTACATAAACTCTATTTTCTATTTAACAGTACTTGCAGCAGAAATAAGAATTCCTAGCGGTTAATGTCAAGCAAGTCAAGAAGTCATAGGTACCTCATGCTCTAAGCTAAGAGAGAGCTTTCGATCACTCCCTGTATGTTTACCTACATGCCCAAGAAACAAGCACCTAATAAGTCTTCCCATTATATCAACAAACTAAGCAAGTAATCACAACCTATACTTACATGAGAATGCTTCAAGATTTCCCTTGATAGTACTTTCTCCAAGATTCAAGTGATTCAGGAAAAGATTTATACTGGATTAAAAAATAACATGATCTTAAGAATAAAATTACAACATGGAGACTAAGAAGTATGACATTCTTTAACAATACTTGCAAGACTGGTTGGTTAGATTCTTAAGCATGcctccaagaaaatccagaaaataCCTGTCTAAGGGAGTGTATTCTAAAAACTTCATGTTGAGAATCCCTCAGATGAACAGAAGTGTATGAGTTTTGATGTCCTTCTAGCAGAAACAGGCACTTAGAAGTTAGAATTCTGTCTCATATCTACGTAGTGACAAATAAAAAGGCCAGTAAATTTcacaagttcaaaaaaaaaaaaaaaaggaagcacagagaaataaataaaaagagaagaGCCAAAGGTTGTGTACTCTTGACATGCAAGGTATATACAGAATATATAAATAAGTtgaaggattgattttttttgctaATTTTGAAAATTGCATCATGTTTTATAACATAATACATCCCTCCATCtttcataatcataatcataATCATCAAGCCTTTTCCCAGCTATTTCGGGTTGGCTTATGAGCCCTCATTTCCTATTTAAAAAGGTCATTTCTGATAAGTTTCTCCATATCCTTCCTCACAGTCTCTCCATGTTACCTTagatcttcctctccttttcttaccACTTTCAAGATAAATCAAAGTGCCCTCCTTACTAGAGCTTTCTCAAATCTTCGTTGTACATGTCCACACCAGCTCAACCAATTTTCCATCATTTTATCCTTATTTTGTGCAAGTCCTACAACTCCtctaatgtatttttttttaattttatttcttctaCTTTTACCATGAAGACATTCTAACATTCTCATTTTTCTATATACGACTTGTTTTGATGTACTTTCATTATTGCCCAACACTCTGAGCCATACAACATCCTTACATCCAGCAATCTTTCCAATAATAGCAATTATCTCTAGGGAAATAATACTTATGATGGAAACCAAGGAGCATTAAACCAAGTGAAGAGAAATAACTAAGTCATGACTCATGACATTAGTTTTTA contains these protein-coding regions:
- the LOC105044889 gene encoding protein EIN6 ENHANCER → MEPEVVNSEMLLPPVLPFKRVQMSDKYPKGHARGRHWKHLKQILQAENYASYPADEPNYLNIETPPSIYPSKKFCDITGYEALYIDPRTNLRYANPDVFKRIRMLPDDHVQRYLALRNAAVVLK
- the LOC140858073 gene encoding uncharacterized protein, with the translated sequence MKFLEYTPLDSINLFLNHLNLGESTIKGNLEAFSCKHTGSDRKLSLSLEHEILDFLEQSSDSDTSSPVEFLSSRSSRKTLIYLVLTLSHMYPDYDFSAVRAHLFFREEEWENFRQIYDTYLFEAAREWAIVHGGSSLLENMTNAIDEVVKLNECEIYSYNPDFDGDPFLEKGAIWSFNFFFYNRKLKCVVSFQCCCISNLAVDGFLADEMYNEEEDDLLMDMDM